GGTGACCGGCGGGCAGCAGAATTTCTTTTGTGGAAACGTCATTCCAGTTGTTCTCGACCTGCCCGTCCGGCGGGCGGGTACGATTCCGATTTGCGGAATCACCCGAACTGACGTTTAATATGTTTTTAAGCTTCGATGATGTGAACGGTAAAAACGGTTCGCTCAGCACGGCCAGGCCTGTAGCTATCTGAAGGGCTGTGAACATAATGGTCTTCACCCGTTCTTCATCGGTTTTGATACGTTTCCACGGCTCTTCGTCTGCCAAATATTTATTGCCGAGCCGGGCCAAGTTCATCAACTCTTGGCTTGCCTCGCGAAAACGGTATCGGTCCAGTGAATCACCCAACTTTTTCGGAAAGTTCCGCAGGGCCTCTAGTGTCTGTTGGTCAACATCAGTGAAGTGATTTGGCCCAGGAACCACCCCGTTGTAATATTTATGCGTCAAGACGACGACACGGTTGATGAAATTGCCAAAAATGGCCACCAATTCGTTGTTGTTGCGGGCCTGAAAATCTTTCCAGGTAAAGTCATTGTCTTTCGTCTCAGGTGCATTGGCGGTGAGGGTATAGCGCAGTACATCTTGCATGTTTGGGAATTCCTGCAAATATTCATGCAGCCAAACCGCCCAGTTTTTGGAGGTCGATAACTTATTGCCCTCCAAATTCAAGAATTCATTGGCGGGTACATTCTCGGGCAAGACAAAATCGCCATGGGCCTTCAACATGCAGGGAAAGATGATGCAGTGGAATACAATATTGTCTTTGCCGATAAAGTGCAATAGTTTGGTGTCTTTGTCTTTCCAGTAGGGCTCCCAATCTTTACCCTCGCGCTCGGCCCATTCTTTGGTCGATGAAATATAGCCAATAGGGGCATCGAACCAGACGTAGAGTACTTTGCCTTCGGCATCGGGTACGGGTACGGGTATGCCCCAATCGAGATCTCGTGTCACGGCCCGCGGCTTGAGACCGTCGTCTATCCATGATTTGCATTGCCCATATACGTTGGGTTTCCAGTCGTTTTTATGGCCCTTAAGAATCCAATCTTTTAGAAAACCCTCGTATTTGTCCAACGGCAAAAACCAGTGCTTGGTCTTTTTTAGGGTGGGTACGGCGCCTGTGATGGTTGATTTCGGATTGATGAGGTCTGTGGCGTTCAAAGATGAACCGCAATTTTCGCATTGGTCGCCGTAGGCTTCCTCGTGGCCGCATTTCGGACAAGTGCCCACTACAAAACGGTCGGCCAAAAATTGTTGTGCTTCCTCATCATATAACTGTTCGGTAACCTCCTCAATAAAATCACCCTGTTCATACAGCTTCTTGAAGAAATCTGAGGCGGTCTTGTGGTGTATGTCAGCCGAGGTGCGTGAGTAGTTGTCGAAAGAGATACCAAAAGCTTCAAATGATTTTTTGATGATGTCATGGTATTTGTCAATGATCTCTTTCGGCGAGACCCCTTCTTTTTTTGCCTTCATGGGGATGGCCACCCCATGTTCATCGCTTCCACAAATGAACAGTACGTCGTTATCTGTTAAACGAAGATACCGGGCGTAAATGTCTGCGGGCACATACACACCTGCCAAATGGCCAATGTGTATAGGGCCGTTTGTATAGGGCAGTGCCGCGGTAAGGGTATAGCGTTTTTGGGCCATTGAGTGTTCAATTAGGCCCCAAAAATACTGAAATAGTTGAAGTAGATGGATGGTTTGTTCGAAAGGATATTGCAGAAAGTCTCCGGTGGAACATGAGAGGGGTTCCGATAACGTTCAGGATGCGGGTGGGGCCAAAAAAAGAAACCTCCGAATTATGTAGCCCAAATTGGGGTGGGGGACTGCACAATCGGAGGATTCTGGAAATGCAAGCCAAGGCTTA
This portion of the Flagellimonas lutaonensis genome encodes:
- the metG gene encoding methionine--tRNA ligase, with translation MAQKRYTLTAALPYTNGPIHIGHLAGVYVPADIYARYLRLTDNDVLFICGSDEHGVAIPMKAKKEGVSPKEIIDKYHDIIKKSFEAFGISFDNYSRTSADIHHKTASDFFKKLYEQGDFIEEVTEQLYDEEAQQFLADRFVVGTCPKCGHEEAYGDQCENCGSSLNATDLINPKSTITGAVPTLKKTKHWFLPLDKYEGFLKDWILKGHKNDWKPNVYGQCKSWIDDGLKPRAVTRDLDWGIPVPVPDAEGKVLYVWFDAPIGYISSTKEWAEREGKDWEPYWKDKDTKLLHFIGKDNIVFHCIIFPCMLKAHGDFVLPENVPANEFLNLEGNKLSTSKNWAVWLHEYLQEFPNMQDVLRYTLTANAPETKDNDFTWKDFQARNNNELVAIFGNFINRVVVLTHKYYNGVVPGPNHFTDVDQQTLEALRNFPKKLGDSLDRYRFREASQELMNLARLGNKYLADEEPWKRIKTDEERVKTIMFTALQIATGLAVLSEPFLPFTSSKLKNILNVSSGDSANRNRTRPPDGQVENNWNDVSTKEILLPAGHQINQSELLFRKIEDKEIEAQLAKLEAVKKSNQQMETSISPQKETIAYDDFAKLDMRVGTIVSAEKMPKADKLLVLQVDTGLDTRTIVSGIAESFKPEEIVGKKVTVLVNLAPRKLRGVESQGMILMTENEAGKLVFVNPDESVPNGKIIS